One part of the Sardina pilchardus chromosome 5, fSarPil1.1, whole genome shotgun sequence genome encodes these proteins:
- the LOC134080042 gene encoding calcium/calmodulin-dependent protein kinase kinase 1-like — MRLNQYKLQSEIGKGSYGVVKLAYNEDDDKYYAMKVVSKKKLMKQCGFPRRPPPRGPKAAQGEQPKVLGPLERVYQEIAILKKLDHLNIVKLVEVLDDPSEDKLHMVFELMQKGPVMEVPTDSPFTEEQTRLYFRDMVLGIEYLHYQKIVHRDIKPSNLLLGDDGHVKIADFGVSNQFEGNDALLSSTAGTPAFMAPETLSDVRKSFSGKALDVWAMGVTLYCFVFGKCPFIDEYILALHNKIRSKPVEFSETPIISEELKGLILKMLDKNPDTRITIPEIKLDAWVTQKGADPLPLEEEHCSAVEVTEEEVQNSVKCVPSLSTVILVKSMLRKRSFGNPFECPSRREERSMSAPGSLLM, encoded by the exons ATGCGGCTGAACCAGTACAAGCTCCAAAGTGAGATCggcaag GGCTCCTATGGGGTAGTGAAACTAGCCTACAATGAAGACGACGATAAGTATTAT GCAATGAAAGTGGTGTCGAAGAAGAAGCTGATGAAACAATGTGGATTCCCCC gacGTCCACCTCCCCGAGGCCCAAAAGCAGCTCAGGGGGAGCAGCCTAAAGTTCTGGGCCCGTTGGAGCGAGTCTACCAGGAGATCGCCATCCTCAAGAAACTGGACCACCTCAACATAGTCAAGCTGGTGGAG GTTCTCGATGACCCGAGCGAGGACAAACTGCACATGG tgtttGAGCTGATGCAGAAGGG ACCTGTGATGGAGGTACCCACGGACAGCCCCTTCACTGAGGAGCAGACGCGTCTCTATTTTAGGGACATGGTCCTCGGCATTGAGTACC TGCACTACCAGAAGATCGTCCACCGGGACATCAAGCCGTCCAACCTGCTGCTGGGCGACGACGGCCACGTCAAGATCGCCGACTTTGGCGTCAGCAACCAGTTTGAGGGCAACGACGCGCTGCTCTCCAGCACGGCCGGCACGCCGGCCTTCATGGCGCCCGAGACCCTCTCGGACGTGCGCAAGAGCTTCAGTGggaag GCTCTGGACGTGTGGGCCATGGGAGTGACCCTCTACTGTTTCGTCTTTGGGAAG TGCCCCTTCATTGATGAATACATCTTGGCGCTTCACAACAAAATCAGGAGTAAGCCTGTGGAGTTTTCTGAAAC GCCAATCATTAGTGAAGAGCTGAAAGGCCTCATCCTAAAAATGTTGGACAAGAATCCAGACACCAGGATCACAATACCGGAGATCAAA CTGGACGCGTGGGTGACGCAGAAGGGAGCAGACCCGCTGCCCCTAGAGGAGGAGCACTGCTCCGCTGTGGAGGTGAccgaggaggaggtgcagaactCTGTCAAGTGTGTGCCCAGCCTGTCTACTGTG ATCCTGGTCAAGTCCATGCTGAGGAAGCGGTCGTTTGGGAACCCCTTTGAGTGCCcgagcaggagggaggagaggtccATGTCCGCCCCTGGAAGCCTATTAATGTGA